In one Lycorma delicatula isolate Av1 chromosome 5, ASM4794821v1, whole genome shotgun sequence genomic region, the following are encoded:
- the LOC142325606 gene encoding transmembrane protein 192 yields MCCWDSLFYMPSSDLQTLIHPVTSNNHQYAKVPTIWTASLYLILCAIFELAGILVAVNWPSNATHCDPLYILLYSHVAFWFITLIVDHYFKWRHHLLYLKGYLEFSEVLKKLSAFPFLIVSTWNAGLLLMLTLYHQFFKEIEPACSSHDLRSPIIGGLLLFTLEIILIFICIIRYIYKVRMFNLENHLPDVHGSERMAPLHSFVSHEVGFREEVHGLEELLEKQADLIKFLKNENEVLNKKILTLNCQMRGEAIN; encoded by the exons AGCAGTGACCTACAAACTTTGATTCATCCTGTTACATCTAATAATCATCAATATGCCAAAGTGCCTACAATCTGGACAGCATCATTATACCTTATATTATGT gCAATATTTGAATTGGCTGGCATCTTAGTAGCTGTTAATTGGCCTTCGAATGCAACTCATTGTGATCCTctgtatatattgttatatagtCATGTTGCATTCTGGTTTATTACTTTG atagttgACCATTATTTTAAGTGGAGACATCACTTATTATATTTAAAGGGATATTTAGAGTTTTCAGAAgtgctaaaaaaattatcagcttttcCTTTTTTGATCGTTTCTACAT ggAATGCTGGTTTACTGTTAATGTTAACGCTGTACCATCAGTTTTTTAAGGAAATAGAACCTGCCTGTTCTTCACATGATTTACGATCCCCAATTATCGGTGgacttttactttttacattagagattatactaatttttatatgcaTCATCAGGTACATAT ATAAAGTTCGTATGTTCAATCTGGAGAATCATTTGCCAGATGTACATGGCAGTGAAAGGATGGCACCATTACATTCGTTTGTTTCTCATGAAGTTGGATTTAG agaGGAAGTGCACGGTTTAGAAGAATTATTGGAGAAGCAGgccgatttaataaaatttttaaagaatgaaaatgaagttttaaataaaaaaatactgacatTAAATTGTCAAATGAGAGGAGaagctattaattaa